DNA from Mycobacterium sp. SMC-8:
GGAAGCCTTGCCCGACGATGCGATCGGCAAGGTGTTCATCGAGGTCGCCGGTCCGGAAGACGAGATCGAATTGAACGCGCCCCCCGGCGTCGACGTGTCGTGGATCTATCGCGGCGGCCGCGCGGATCTGGTCTTCGACGACGTGGCGGGCGACCACGCCCCGTTGATCGCAGCAGTCAAGGAGACGCCGTGGTTGCCGGGGCAGGTGCAGGTCTTCATCCACGGTGAGGCTCAGGCGGTGATGCACAACCTGCGGCCCTATATCCGCAAGGAACGCGGGGTCGAGCCCAAGTGGGCGTCCTCGATCTCGGGGTACTGGCGGCGCGGCCGCACCGAGGAGACGTTCCGGCAGTGGAAGCGCGAGCTCGCCGAGGCCGAGTCGACGTAGGGCGCGCCGAACCAACGCTGGCACAGCCCGATGACCGTCGGGCTGGCACGTCGATGGCACGCTTAGCCCCATGACCTTCGGCAACTACCAGCTCGAGATCTATCTGCAGGGCCTGTCCGGCATTCTGCCCAATTTCCCGATGGACTACGCCGGATGGGAGGCCAAAGCCGAGTCGGCGATGCCGCCATCTGTCTGGTCCTACGTCGTCGGCGGGGCCGGGGACGAACAGACCCAGCGCGCCAACCGCACCGCGTTCGACCGCTGGGGACTGATCCCGCGGATGCTCGTCGGTGCCACCGAACGTGACCTCACCGTCGACCTGTTCGGGATGCGGCTGCCGTCGCCGCTGTTCATGGCGCCGATCGGCGTCATCGGCATCTGCTCGCAGACGGGCCACGGCGATCTGGCGACCGCCCGTGCCGCGGCGCGCACGGGGGTCCCGATGACCGTCTCCACGCTCACCGAGGACCCGCTGGAGGATGTCGCCGCAGAGTTCGGCGACACGCCGGGCTTCTTCCAGCTGTACACCCCGACCGACCGGGACCTGGCCGCCAGCCTGGTGCACCGCGCCGAAGCCGCCGGCTACAAGGCGATCATCGTCACCCTCGACACCTGGATCCCGGGCTGGCGACCGCGCGACCTTGCGATGTCGAACTTCCCGCAGCTGCGCGGGCGCTGCCTGGCCAACTACACCAGCGACCCCGTCTTCCGGGCCTCCCTGGCCCAGCCGCCGGAGGAGAACATGCAGGCCGCCGTCCTCAAATGGGTTGGGCTGTTCGGCAATCCGCTCACGTGGGACGACCTGCCCTGGCTGCGCTCACTCACCGACCTGCCGCTGGTGCTCAAGGGCTTGTGTCATCCCGACGACGTGCGCCGCGCCAAGGACGCCGGCGTCGACGGGATCTACTGCTCGACCCACGGCGGACGTCAGGCCAACGGGGGACTGCCGGCACTGGACTGCCTGCCCGGGGTGGTGGCGGCCGCCGACGGCCTGCCGGTCCTGTTCGACTCGGGGATCCGCAGCGGTGCCGACATCGTCAAGGCACTCGCCCTCGGCGCCACCGCCGTCGGGGTCGGCAGGCCCTATGCCTACGGTCTGGCAGGTGGCGGTGAGGACGGGCTCGTGCATGTGCTGCGGTCGCTGCTGGCCGAGACCGATCTGATCATGGCCGTCGACGGCTATCGCAGCCTGGCGGATCTCACTCCGGACACGGTGCGGCGCGTCCTCTGAAACCCCGGACGGGGTTCTGCCACGGTAGGGGCGTGCAGACCGGCGGTCAGGAGCGCAGCGACCCGGCCATCGAGGCCTACCTCGACGAGTTCGACGAATACCTCGCGCTGGAACGCGGGCGCTCCGACCACACCCGCCGCGCCTACCTCGGCGATCTGCGCTCGCTGTTCGACTTCGTGGACGAACGCCGCCCCGGGGCGGGACCAGGGGCGATCACCCTGCCGGTCCTGCGATCCTGGTTGGCGGCGCAGGCGAGCGCGGGCGCGGCCCGCTCGACGCTGGCCCGCCGCACCTCTGCGGTCAAGACGTTCACGGCCTGGGCGGTGCGGCGCGGACTGCTGACCGAGGATCCGGCGGTCCGGCTGCAGGTGCCCAAGGCGCACCGCACGCTGCCCGCGGTGCTGCGCCAGGATCAGGCCCGCGACGCGATGGAGGCCGCGACCTCCGGTGCGGAGCAGGGGGATCCGCTCGCGTTGCGCGATCGCCTCATCGTCGAGCTGCTCTACGCCACCGGGATCCGCGTCAGCGAACTCTGCGGGCTGGACATCGACGACGTCGACACGTCGCGGCGGCTGGTGCGGGTACTGGGCAAGGGCAACAAGCAGCGCACCGTGCCGTACGGGGAACCGGCACACGCCGCGCTGACCTCCTGGCTGACCGACGGTCGTCCCGAACTGGTCACCGCCAGCTCCGGGCCCGCACTGCTGCTCGGTGCCCGAGGTGGACGCCTCGACCCCCGCCAGGCCCGGACCGTGGTGCACCAGACGATGGCCGCGGTGGACGGCGCACCCGACATCGGGCCGCACGGGTTGCGGCACAGCGCCGCGACCCATCTGCTCGAGGGCGGTGCCGACCTGCGCGTCGTGCAGGAGATGCTGGGCCACTCGACGCTGGCCACCACCCAGCTCTACACCCACGTCACCGTCGCGCGGCTGCGTGCCGTGCACGATCAGGCCCATCCGCGCGCATAGGTGAGCCCGATCCGTCTGCGCCGCAGCATTGTTCGCCTGAAATGCTCAGCGCACCGGTTTCAGCCGTATCGGTGTGGTGGCCACCAGCCCCAGCGGATCGACATAGTCGGCGCGCGCCGCCGGCCCCCACATCGCGCCCCAGTGCAGGCAGGTGGCTGCGGCACACCCCGGATGCCCTGCGACGAGCACACCGAGCGCGGAGCCCTGTGCCACCGTCTGGCCCTGCCTCACGGCGGGATCGACGGGTTCGTAGCTGGTGCGCAGCCCGCCCGGGTGGGCGATCGACACCAGCGGCCGGCCCGCGAGCTCACCGGCGAAGACGACCGTGCCCGCCGCCGCCGCATACACCGGCTGCCCGGCGGAAGCGGCCAGATCAACCCCGCGGTGCCCGCGCTGCCAGTTCGGCGACGGAGCGTCGAACGTTCGGACCACCGCCGGACGCGGCTGCAGCGGCCACCCGAGCCGGCCCTCGTCGGCCGCGGCCGACGGCGCACAGAGCAGCCCGACGACCACGGCCACCCCGCCGGCCACCCCGTTGATTCGCATCTTCTCCAGTTCAGCGGACTGGCGCGAGAAAGATGAAGTCGGAAAATTCGAACCTGTGGATCACCGGCCGAAGCGCCGCTGGGTGGTAAAAGCACCTGCTCCGAGCGTGTAAACTCCTACCCGCAGCTCGTTTGCGCGGGCTGACTTCGCGCGTCTGTGGCACGAACCCACCGGTTCGTTACCTCGTATGCCGGGCGGTCCCGCCCCCGGGGTTCTCCTCGAAAGCGGGTCCGGCATCGAAGCAGTCGCCAGGGTTCGGCTCACCCGATGCCGGACGACAACCGACAACCAAAGAGGTATGGCCGATTATGGCTGTTGTAACCATGAAGCAGCTGCTCGACAGCGGCGCACACTTCGGGCACCAGACCCGTCGCTGGAACCCCAAGATGAAGCGGTTCATCTTCACCGACCGCAACGGCATCTACATCATCGACCTGCAGCAGACGCTGACCTACATCGACAAGGCGTACGAGTTCGTCAAGGAGACGGTCGCGCACGGCGGTTCGATCATGTTCGTCGGCACCAAGAAGCAGGCCCAGGAATCCATCGCCGAGGAGGCGACTCGCGTCGGCATGCCGTACGTGAACCAGCGCTGGCTGGGCGGCATGCTCACCAACTTCTCCACCGTGCACAAGCGTCTGCAGCGCCTCAAGGAACTCGAGGCCATGGAGCAGACCGGTGGGTTCGAGGGTCGCACCAAGAAGGAAATCCTGATGCTGACCCGCGAGAAGAACAAGCTCGAGCGCAGCCTCGGCGGTATTCGCGACATGCAGAAGGTGCCCAGCGCCGTGTGGGTCGTGGACACCAACAAGGAGCACATCGCCGTCGGTGAGGCCCGCAAGCTGGGCATCCCGGTCATCGCGATCCTCGACACCAACTGCGACCCGGATCTCGTCGACTACCCGATCCCGGGCAACGACGACGCCATCCGCTCGGCCGCGCTGCTGACCAGGGTGATCGCCTCCGCGGTCGCCGAGGGCCTGCAGGCTCGTGCCGGCGCCGGTTCGGACAAGCAGGCCGCCGGCCAAGAAGGGGTGGCCGCCGAGCCGCTGGCCGAGTGGGAGCAGGAGCTCCTTGCCGGTGCCACCACCGCCGCACCCGAGGCGGCGGCCGGCGAGGCCGCCGCGCCCGAGCAGTCCTCCTAATTCGCGACGCCTTTTAAGGAAAGACACCTATGGCTAACTACACCGCCGCCGACGTCAAGCGCCTCCGGGAGCTGACCGGTGCCGGCATGCTGGATTCGAAGAACGCGCTGGTCGAGGCCGAGGGCGACTTCGACAAGGCCGTCGAGCTGTTGCGCATCAAGGGCGCCAAGGACGTCGGCAAGCGGGCCGAACGCGCCACCGCCGAGGGCCTGGTCGCCGCCAAGGACGGCGCGCTGATCGAGCTGAACTCCGAGACGGACTTCGTCGCGAAGAACAGCGAGTTCCAGGCGCTGGCCGACCAGGTCGTCGCCGCGGCCGCCGGGGCCAAGGCGGGCGACGTGGAGGCCCTCAAGGCCGTCAAGCTCGGAGACACCACCGTCGAACAGGCCATCGCGGACCTGTCGGCCAAGATCGGTGAGAAGCTGGAGCTTCGCCGTGCCACCTACTTCGACGGCACGGTCGAGACGTATCTGCACAAGCGCGCCGCCGACCTGCCGCCCGCTGTGGGTGTGCTGGTCGAGTACACCGGTGACGACAAGTCGGCCGCGCACGCGGTCGCACTGCAGATCGCCGCGCTGAAGGCCAAGTACCTCACCCGTGAGGACGTGCCCGAGGACATCGTCGCCAACGAGCGGCGCATCGCCGAGGAGACCGCCCGCAACGAGGGCAAGCCCGAGCAGGCGCTGCCCAAGATCGTCGAAGGTCGCGTCACCGG
Protein-coding regions in this window:
- the tsf gene encoding translation elongation factor Ts — translated: MANYTAADVKRLRELTGAGMLDSKNALVEAEGDFDKAVELLRIKGAKDVGKRAERATAEGLVAAKDGALIELNSETDFVAKNSEFQALADQVVAAAAGAKAGDVEALKAVKLGDTTVEQAIADLSAKIGEKLELRRATYFDGTVETYLHKRAADLPPAVGVLVEYTGDDKSAAHAVALQIAALKAKYLTREDVPEDIVANERRIAEETARNEGKPEQALPKIVEGRVTGFYKDVVLLDQPSVSDNKKSVKALLDEAGVTVTRFVRFEVGQA
- a CDS encoding lactate 2-monooxygenase: MTFGNYQLEIYLQGLSGILPNFPMDYAGWEAKAESAMPPSVWSYVVGGAGDEQTQRANRTAFDRWGLIPRMLVGATERDLTVDLFGMRLPSPLFMAPIGVIGICSQTGHGDLATARAAARTGVPMTVSTLTEDPLEDVAAEFGDTPGFFQLYTPTDRDLAASLVHRAEAAGYKAIIVTLDTWIPGWRPRDLAMSNFPQLRGRCLANYTSDPVFRASLAQPPEENMQAAVLKWVGLFGNPLTWDDLPWLRSLTDLPLVLKGLCHPDDVRRAKDAGVDGIYCSTHGGRQANGGLPALDCLPGVVAAADGLPVLFDSGIRSGADIVKALALGATAVGVGRPYAYGLAGGGEDGLVHVLRSLLAETDLIMAVDGYRSLADLTPDTVRRVL
- the rpsB gene encoding 30S ribosomal protein S2 — protein: MAVVTMKQLLDSGAHFGHQTRRWNPKMKRFIFTDRNGIYIIDLQQTLTYIDKAYEFVKETVAHGGSIMFVGTKKQAQESIAEEATRVGMPYVNQRWLGGMLTNFSTVHKRLQRLKELEAMEQTGGFEGRTKKEILMLTREKNKLERSLGGIRDMQKVPSAVWVVDTNKEHIAVGEARKLGIPVIAILDTNCDPDLVDYPIPGNDDAIRSAALLTRVIASAVAEGLQARAGAGSDKQAAGQEGVAAEPLAEWEQELLAGATTAAPEAAAGEAAAPEQSS
- a CDS encoding M23 family metallopeptidase — protein: MRINGVAGGVAVVVGLLCAPSAAADEGRLGWPLQPRPAVVRTFDAPSPNWQRGHRGVDLAASAGQPVYAAAAGTVVFAGELAGRPLVSIAHPGGLRTSYEPVDPAVRQGQTVAQGSALGVLVAGHPGCAAATCLHWGAMWGPAARADYVDPLGLVATTPIRLKPVR
- a CDS encoding tyrosine recombinase XerC, encoding MEAYLDEFDEYLALERGRSDHTRRAYLGDLRSLFDFVDERRPGAGPGAITLPVLRSWLAAQASAGAARSTLARRTSAVKTFTAWAVRRGLLTEDPAVRLQVPKAHRTLPAVLRQDQARDAMEAATSGAEQGDPLALRDRLIVELLYATGIRVSELCGLDIDDVDTSRRLVRVLGKGNKQRTVPYGEPAHAALTSWLTDGRPELVTASSGPALLLGARGGRLDPRQARTVVHQTMAAVDGAPDIGPHGLRHSAATHLLEGGADLRVVQEMLGHSTLATTQLYTHVTVARLRAVHDQAHPRA